A genomic region of Streptomyces rimosus contains the following coding sequences:
- a CDS encoding glycine-rich domain-containing protein, whose product MATAIETTAQVRDPRDYVTREVWDRQIQLLMRDHPVDEVMANRLFGAAVSYLITAMEKWGRHLELCAGRLVDLAVHNFILDTKHYRDFCHRHFGGKFLEHIPEIAFKYDGSVERTAKVIADAGFEVDWKLWERDYAACGPCRPGEECH is encoded by the coding sequence ATGGCGACAGCGATCGAGACCACGGCGCAGGTACGCGATCCGCGGGACTACGTGACGCGCGAGGTATGGGACCGGCAGATCCAGCTTCTGATGCGGGATCACCCGGTGGACGAGGTGATGGCCAACCGGCTGTTCGGGGCTGCGGTCTCGTACCTGATCACCGCGATGGAAAAGTGGGGCCGGCACCTGGAGCTGTGTGCCGGTCGCCTCGTCGACCTGGCGGTCCACAACTTCATCCTGGACACGAAGCACTACCGCGATTTCTGCCACCGGCACTTCGGCGGGAAGTTCCTGGAGCACATCCCGGAGATCGCGTTCAAGTACGACGGCAGCGTGGAGCGCACTGCCAAGGTGATCGCCGACGCGGGCTTCGAGGTGGACTGGAAGCTGTGGGAGCGCGATTACGCGGCGTGCGGCCCGTGCCGACCTGGGGAGGAGTGCCACTGA
- a CDS encoding helix-turn-helix transcriptional regulator yields the protein MSGDTLWCSDKVRSLVAARHAGGLVKVGRTARGWRQEDLGGRLGCSTSTISRLEARHCPSDLRLLRRAAEEVGVPTDVLTASLALSGTVTTRVSLDGPQVEEDPMRRRTLLAAAGLAAPAQFLIGVDVALAGVPDPSGSAAPLDQRLARARGLFDAGRHARLLEALPGLLGDAHVAARSRQELALARVSTTYSLLAQVLTKIGRYEQSRQAADRAIVYADLSGSPLAAAAAAREMSIVLRHQDQPAASQRLILKAAAQVEAAGLTNSAQTSAYAQMLCTQAYSAARAGDRAQALATIGEAQRAARLLPEQAPAGRLFPLTPAAVALYAVGVHWALGDAGAALEAGTDLHEDQFPTPERRARMHTDLARAWWQMAKPESAADALLHAVRASRGEVRDRPAIRRIVTDLAQRHPRTAGVRELTAAVTTSR from the coding sequence GTGTCCGGCGACACTCTGTGGTGCTCCGACAAGGTCCGCTCCCTCGTCGCCGCCCGGCATGCCGGCGGGCTCGTCAAGGTCGGGCGCACCGCGCGCGGATGGCGCCAGGAAGATCTGGGCGGGCGCCTGGGATGCTCGACATCCACGATCTCCCGGCTCGAAGCCCGCCACTGTCCCTCCGACCTGCGTCTGCTGCGACGCGCCGCCGAAGAGGTGGGCGTCCCGACGGATGTTCTGACGGCGTCGCTCGCCCTCAGCGGGACCGTGACCACTAGGGTGTCGCTCGATGGTCCACAAGTCGAGGAGGACCCGATGCGCCGCCGCACCCTGCTCGCCGCCGCCGGACTCGCGGCCCCCGCGCAGTTCCTGATCGGTGTCGACGTCGCGCTGGCGGGCGTCCCCGATCCCAGCGGCTCGGCTGCGCCCCTCGACCAGCGCCTGGCCCGTGCCCGCGGCCTGTTCGACGCCGGCCGGCACGCCCGCCTCTTGGAGGCGTTGCCCGGCCTGCTGGGCGACGCGCACGTGGCAGCCCGCTCCCGCCAGGAACTGGCCCTGGCCCGCGTGTCGACCACCTACAGCCTGCTCGCCCAGGTCCTCACGAAGATCGGCCGCTACGAGCAGTCCCGGCAGGCCGCCGACCGCGCCATCGTCTACGCCGACCTGTCCGGCTCTCCGCTCGCCGCCGCGGCCGCCGCCCGCGAGATGAGCATCGTCCTGCGCCACCAGGACCAGCCCGCCGCCTCCCAACGCCTCATCCTCAAAGCCGCGGCCCAGGTCGAAGCCGCCGGACTCACCAACAGCGCGCAGACCTCCGCGTACGCCCAGATGCTGTGCACCCAGGCGTACAGCGCGGCCCGCGCGGGCGACCGGGCCCAGGCCCTTGCCACGATCGGCGAAGCCCAGCGCGCCGCCCGCCTCCTGCCCGAGCAGGCCCCGGCTGGGCGCCTGTTCCCGCTGACCCCGGCGGCCGTCGCCCTGTACGCCGTCGGCGTCCACTGGGCTCTCGGCGACGCCGGGGCCGCCTTGGAAGCCGGCACGGACCTGCACGAGGATCAGTTCCCCACGCCCGAGCGCCGGGCCCGGATGCACACCGACCTCGCGCGCGCCTGGTGGCAGATGGCCAAGCCCGAATCGGCCGCCGACGCACTGCTGCACGCCGTACGGGCCTCGCGCGGCGAAGTCCGCGACCGGCCCGCCATCCGCCGGATCGTCACCGACCTGGCCCAGCGCCACCCCCGCACGGCCGGAGTCCGCGAGCTGACGGCCGCCGTCACCACTTCGCGATAA